A window of the Oncorhynchus kisutch isolate 150728-3 unplaced genomic scaffold, Okis_V2 Okis02a-Okis13b_hom, whole genome shotgun sequence genome harbors these coding sequences:
- the sycp1 gene encoding synaptonemal complex protein 1 isoform X2: MERGFNFKLLVPPRVNPIPGQVSTVKPQEIVEDGGCFMQTLQQGYNKCLDKESNIPFPSMNMVVPTKPTRSDVFKMKVVPPMENEETNCKPSQLYSKLFEEVQKVKYWKVKVDSEAVQKDRKLQENKRTIETQRKAIQELQFGNESLSIKLEDQISENDDLQNKNNATRNLCNILKDTFERSAEKIHLFESEREETHHLFMENSETIQRMNAAFESLRIQAETDRLEMLKVKEDLEEFAVLKEKFEKEFSMKEEEVVILQMKMKDKEKELQAILLNLHETRESCKRLQQAAQQHQEALQRSKQEQESLLESLQNAEQLNEECEESRKAIATALERNKEENAKVIAKKDSSLEELNKIKDQQADKLVQIQATAQEFQTSLTVEIQRAKELELKLTAVTEELDRKNLELGEIKEQKEKKDSQLQILEDELDVKNKSIQSLEETIKVVETRTSELTTALEGKHAEIHQVKNKVETMFVENILLEKALGNAETMQNDLKEKANMTERKIKEIEGQLSAAMRRDEKSIKEKENLKTDIVQHEVKYKELLASFNQLQLEKKTILEQIQNESLEANILVAQLKESEAKEMKMKKEIERLQEENHQLREELKSLNAKVEEQGQDTENLQKKLEESCGDLQAELSKKDKQMKTVESKLSNLKIKLESKTKVQDEYQKENKTLKKQIAIETAKSSELENEINKLKEESENVQRSNEEECKNLLDDLETKATSEAELQKKVQKLHLTATDAVKSKEDTEIKCQNKIADMVALMEKHKNQYDKMVDEKDAELDEKKRKDMEATANRTSLELALSQQNIENDRLKEQLKKEMNERESLLQEITALKKEKKISRQLETQDEQ; the protein is encoded by the exons atggagagaggattcAACTTCAAGCTGTTGGTGCCTCCTAGAGTCAACCCAATCCCAGGACAGGTTTCTACCGTCAAACCACAAGAAAtagtggaggatgggggatgttTCATGCAAACTCTGCAGCAG GGTTACAataaatgtttggacaaagaatCAAACATACCGTTTCCCTCTATGAATATGGTTGTGCCAACAAAACCCACCAGATCAG ATGTATTCAAGATGAAAGTTGTGCCACCAATGGAAAATGAAGAA ACCAATTGCAAACCCAGTCAGCTGTATTCAAAACTGTTTGAAGAAGTTCAGAAAGTAAAGTATTGGAAAGTCAAAGTGGACTCAGAGGCTGTGCAAAAAGACAGGAAGCTGCAAGAAAACAAAAGAACAATTGAAACCCAACGTAAAGCCATTCAGGAATTGCAG TTCGGAAATGAAAGCCTCAGCATAAAACTAGAGGATCAGATCAGTGAGAATGATGATCTGCAGAACAA AAACAATGCAACACGGAACCTATGTAATATACTAAAGGATACGTTTGAAAGATCAGCTGAGAAAATCCATCTAT TTGAATCTGAAAGAGAGGAAACACATcacttgttcatggaaaacagtGAAACTATTCAG AGGATGAATGCTGCCTTTGAAAGCCTACGTATTCAAGCAGAAACTGACCGCCTTGAAATGCTGAAAG TTAAAGAGGATTTGGAAGAATTTGCCGTTTTAAAGGAGAAGTTTGAGAAAGAATTCAGTATGAAAGAAGAAGAG GTTGTGATACTTCAGATGAAAATGAAGGACAAAGAAAAAGAACTTCAGGCAATCCTGCTCAACCTCCATGAAACCCGAGAGAGTTGCAAACGGTTACAACAGGCAGCAC AACAACACCAGGAAGCCCTTCAACGTTCCAAACAAGAACAAGAATCTCTGTTAGAAAGTCTGCAAAATGCAGAACAGCTCAATGAAGAATGTGAG GAAAGTAGAAAAGCTATTGCTACAGCATTAGAGAGGAACAAAGAGGAGAATGCAAAGGTTATTGCCAAGAAAGACTCAAGCTTGGAAGAGCTCAACAAAATAAAAGATCAACAAGCAGACAAGCTTGTACAGATTCAGGCCACAGCCCAGGAATTTCAGACATCATTAACAGTTGAGATACAGAG GGCAAAAGAACTTGAACTGAAGCTTACGGCAGTCACAGAGGAACTTGACAGGAAAAACCTTGAATTAG GAGAGATCAAAGaacagaaagaaaagaaagacagTCAGCTACAAATCCTTGAAGATGAATTG GATGTCAAAAATAAATCCATACAGTCACTAGAGGAAACAATTAAAGTTGTGGAGACCAGAACATCAGAACTCACCACAGCGCTTGAGGGGAAACATGCTGAAATTCACCAAGTTAAG AATAAAGTGGAAACCATGTTTGTTGAAAACATTTTACTGGAAAAGGCTCTTGGAAATGCTGAAACGATGCAAAACGACTTGAAAGAAAAAGCCAATATGACTGAG AGGAAAATAAAAGAGATTGAGGGGCAGTTATCTGCTGCAATGAGAAGAGATGAAAAATCCATCAAGGAGAAAGAGAATCTAAAGACAGACATTGTACAGCATGA GGTGAAGTATAAGGAGCTATTAGCAAGTTTCAATCAGCTGCAGCTTGAGAAGAAGACTATTCTGGAGCAGATTCAGAATGAATCCTTAGAGGCAAACATTCTGGTAGCACAACTTAAG GAGAGTGAGGCAAAAGAGATGAAGATGAAGAAGGAAATTGAAAGACTCCAAGAAGAGAACCACCAATTACG AGAGGAATTGAAATCCTTAAATGCCAAAGTTGAAGAGCAAGGCCAAGACACTGAGAATCTGCAGAAGAAACTTGAAGAAAGT TGTGGAGATCTGCAGGCCGAGCTCTCAAAGAAAGATAAACAAATGAAAACAGTGGAGTCAAAG CTGTCCAACCTGAAGATAAAATTAGAGAGTAAAACTAAAGTCCAGGACGAATACCAAAAAGAG AACAAAACGTTGAAGAAACAAATTGCAATTGAGACAGCAAAATCCAGTGAACTTGAAAATGAG ATAAACAAATTGAAAGAGGAGTCAGAAAATGTTCAACGATCAAATGAAGAGGAATGTAAAAATTTGCTTGATGACCTTGAAACCAAAGCAACATCTGAGGCAGAGCTTCAGAAAAAG GTGCAAAAGCTACATCTTACAGCAACAGATGCCGTCAAGAGTAAGGAAGATACTGAAATCAAATGTCAGAACAAGATAGCAGACATGGTTGCCTTGATGGAAAAGCACAAG AACCAGTATGACAAAATGGTTGACGAGAAAGATGCAGAGCTTGATGAGAAGAAGAGGAAAGACATGGAGGCAACTGCTAATAGAACATCACTG GAATTGGCACTGTCACAGCAGAACATTGAGAATGACCGTTTGAAGGAACAACTAAAGAAAGAAATGAACGAGAGG GAAAGCTTACTACAAGAGATTACAGCCctgaaaaaagaaaagaaaattagCAGGCAACTGGAGACACAGGATGAACAG TAG
- the sycp1 gene encoding synaptonemal complex protein 1 isoform X1, whose product MERGFNFKLLVPPRVNPIPGQVSTVKPQEIVEDGGCFMQTLQQGYNKCLDKESNIPFPSMNMVVPTKPTRSDVFKMKVVPPMENEETNCKPSQLYSKLFEEVQKVKYWKVKVDSEAVQKDRKLQENKRTIETQRKAIQELQFGNESLSIKLEDQISENDDLQNKNNATRNLCNILKDTFERSAEKIHLFESEREETHHLFMENSETIQRMNAAFESLRIQAETDRLEMLKVKEDLEEFAVLKEKFEKEFSMKEEEVVILQMKMKDKEKELQAILLNLHETRESCKRLQQAAQQHQEALQRSKQEQESLLESLQNAEQLNEECEESRKAIATALERNKEENAKVIAKKDSSLEELNKIKDQQADKLVQIQATAQEFQTSLTVEIQRAKELELKLTAVTEELDRKNLELGEIKEQKEKKDSQLQILEDELDVKNKSIQSLEETIKVVETRTSELTTALEGKHAEIHQVKNKVETMFVENILLEKALGNAETMQNDLKEKANMTERKIKEIEGQLSAAMRRDEKSIKEKENLKTDIVQHEVKYKELLASFNQLQLEKKTILEQIQNESLEANILVAQLKESEAKEMKMKKEIERLQEENHQLREELKSLNAKVEEQGQDTENLQKKLEESCGDLQAELSKKDKQMKTVESKLSNLKIKLESKTKVQDEYQKENKTLKKQIAIETAKSSELENEINKLKEESENVQRSNEEECKNLLDDLETKATSEAELQKKVQKLHLTATDAVKSKEDTEIKCQNKIADMVALMEKHKNQYDKMVDEKDAELDEKKRKDMEATANRTSLELALSQQNIENDRLKEQLKKEMNERESLLQEITALKKEKKISRQLETQDEQLPEPKSKEVRCSETPKVYSSAKMPLFRLAKDSQRKTKTLKASVTPSQTSEKIVVLTPNINEMENEAPKTPSWSSMTRVAATPRIKETEALRTPSWSSTNIVSATPRIKSYRIRTPPSTGKSVPWGMSTLELDPKSDSSEHNDLLSIAVATNPFKSRLQSSVPAAQNQKVDIFRKIQSPAIQKSPGSTLKLAAMKRMRDAGWTSVTGAEKKKKKTVEKIFA is encoded by the exons atggagagaggattcAACTTCAAGCTGTTGGTGCCTCCTAGAGTCAACCCAATCCCAGGACAGGTTTCTACCGTCAAACCACAAGAAAtagtggaggatgggggatgttTCATGCAAACTCTGCAGCAG GGTTACAataaatgtttggacaaagaatCAAACATACCGTTTCCCTCTATGAATATGGTTGTGCCAACAAAACCCACCAGATCAG ATGTATTCAAGATGAAAGTTGTGCCACCAATGGAAAATGAAGAA ACCAATTGCAAACCCAGTCAGCTGTATTCAAAACTGTTTGAAGAAGTTCAGAAAGTAAAGTATTGGAAAGTCAAAGTGGACTCAGAGGCTGTGCAAAAAGACAGGAAGCTGCAAGAAAACAAAAGAACAATTGAAACCCAACGTAAAGCCATTCAGGAATTGCAG TTCGGAAATGAAAGCCTCAGCATAAAACTAGAGGATCAGATCAGTGAGAATGATGATCTGCAGAACAA AAACAATGCAACACGGAACCTATGTAATATACTAAAGGATACGTTTGAAAGATCAGCTGAGAAAATCCATCTAT TTGAATCTGAAAGAGAGGAAACACATcacttgttcatggaaaacagtGAAACTATTCAG AGGATGAATGCTGCCTTTGAAAGCCTACGTATTCAAGCAGAAACTGACCGCCTTGAAATGCTGAAAG TTAAAGAGGATTTGGAAGAATTTGCCGTTTTAAAGGAGAAGTTTGAGAAAGAATTCAGTATGAAAGAAGAAGAG GTTGTGATACTTCAGATGAAAATGAAGGACAAAGAAAAAGAACTTCAGGCAATCCTGCTCAACCTCCATGAAACCCGAGAGAGTTGCAAACGGTTACAACAGGCAGCAC AACAACACCAGGAAGCCCTTCAACGTTCCAAACAAGAACAAGAATCTCTGTTAGAAAGTCTGCAAAATGCAGAACAGCTCAATGAAGAATGTGAG GAAAGTAGAAAAGCTATTGCTACAGCATTAGAGAGGAACAAAGAGGAGAATGCAAAGGTTATTGCCAAGAAAGACTCAAGCTTGGAAGAGCTCAACAAAATAAAAGATCAACAAGCAGACAAGCTTGTACAGATTCAGGCCACAGCCCAGGAATTTCAGACATCATTAACAGTTGAGATACAGAG GGCAAAAGAACTTGAACTGAAGCTTACGGCAGTCACAGAGGAACTTGACAGGAAAAACCTTGAATTAG GAGAGATCAAAGaacagaaagaaaagaaagacagTCAGCTACAAATCCTTGAAGATGAATTG GATGTCAAAAATAAATCCATACAGTCACTAGAGGAAACAATTAAAGTTGTGGAGACCAGAACATCAGAACTCACCACAGCGCTTGAGGGGAAACATGCTGAAATTCACCAAGTTAAG AATAAAGTGGAAACCATGTTTGTTGAAAACATTTTACTGGAAAAGGCTCTTGGAAATGCTGAAACGATGCAAAACGACTTGAAAGAAAAAGCCAATATGACTGAG AGGAAAATAAAAGAGATTGAGGGGCAGTTATCTGCTGCAATGAGAAGAGATGAAAAATCCATCAAGGAGAAAGAGAATCTAAAGACAGACATTGTACAGCATGA GGTGAAGTATAAGGAGCTATTAGCAAGTTTCAATCAGCTGCAGCTTGAGAAGAAGACTATTCTGGAGCAGATTCAGAATGAATCCTTAGAGGCAAACATTCTGGTAGCACAACTTAAG GAGAGTGAGGCAAAAGAGATGAAGATGAAGAAGGAAATTGAAAGACTCCAAGAAGAGAACCACCAATTACG AGAGGAATTGAAATCCTTAAATGCCAAAGTTGAAGAGCAAGGCCAAGACACTGAGAATCTGCAGAAGAAACTTGAAGAAAGT TGTGGAGATCTGCAGGCCGAGCTCTCAAAGAAAGATAAACAAATGAAAACAGTGGAGTCAAAG CTGTCCAACCTGAAGATAAAATTAGAGAGTAAAACTAAAGTCCAGGACGAATACCAAAAAGAG AACAAAACGTTGAAGAAACAAATTGCAATTGAGACAGCAAAATCCAGTGAACTTGAAAATGAG ATAAACAAATTGAAAGAGGAGTCAGAAAATGTTCAACGATCAAATGAAGAGGAATGTAAAAATTTGCTTGATGACCTTGAAACCAAAGCAACATCTGAGGCAGAGCTTCAGAAAAAG GTGCAAAAGCTACATCTTACAGCAACAGATGCCGTCAAGAGTAAGGAAGATACTGAAATCAAATGTCAGAACAAGATAGCAGACATGGTTGCCTTGATGGAAAAGCACAAG AACCAGTATGACAAAATGGTTGACGAGAAAGATGCAGAGCTTGATGAGAAGAAGAGGAAAGACATGGAGGCAACTGCTAATAGAACATCACTG GAATTGGCACTGTCACAGCAGAACATTGAGAATGACCGTTTGAAGGAACAACTAAAGAAAGAAATGAACGAGAGG GAAAGCTTACTACAAGAGATTACAGCCctgaaaaaagaaaagaaaattagCAGGCAACTGGAGACACAGGATGAACAG CTGCCGGAGCCAAAGTCCAAAGAAGTTAGGTGTTCTGAAACCCCCAAAGTATACTCCTCCGCCAAGATGCCTTTGTTCCGTTTGGCAAAGGACAGTCAGAGAAAGACGAAAACTCTGAAAGCCTCTGTAACCCCATCCCAAACCTCAGAGAAAATAGTTGTATTGACTCCAAACATTAAT GAAATGGAAAACGAAGCCCCAAAAACTCCATCTTGGAGCTCCATGACTAGAGTTGCAGCAACACCACGAATTAAG GAAACCGAAGCTCTCAGAACTCCATCTTGGAGCTCCACCAATATAGTTAGTGCAACACCACGGATTAAG TCTTACAGAATCAGAACTCCTCCCTCCACTGGGAAGTCTGTGCCCTGGGGGATGAGCACTCTGGAGCTTGACCCCAAGTCTGACAGCTCGGAACATAATGATTTATTG AGCATTGCAGTTGCAACTAATCCATTCAAGAGCCGCCTGCAGTCAAGTGTCCCAGCAGCACAGAATCAGAAAGTGGACATATTCAGGAAG ATCCAGAGCCCTGCCATTCAGAAATCACCTGGGAGTACTTTAAAGCTCGCCGCAATGAAAAGGATGCGGGATGCTGGTTGGACATCTGTCACTGGTGctgaaaagaagaagaaaaaaacagttGAAAAGATCTTTGCATAA